The DNA region GGCGGGATCGCCCCGATCGCCGCCATCAGGCCGAGCGCGATCGGCAGGTCGTAATGGCTGCCCTCCTTGGGCAGGTCGGCCGGCGCGAGGTTGACGGTGATGCGGCGGGCGGGAAGCGCGAGGCCGGAGGCGATCAGCGCCGAGCGCACCCGCTCGCGCGCCTCCGACACCGCCTTGTCGGGCAGGCCGACGATCGCAAACGCCGGCAATCCCGGCGCGACCTGGACCTGTACGTCGACCGCACGGGCCTCAATCCCCTCGAAAGCGACGGTGGAAACCCGCTGGACCATGCTGCCCCTATCTTCCGCCACCCAAGGTAGCGGAGCGGATTGCCCAGCGCAAGAACATTAAGAGAACATCCGGGGGCGACGCGCGCCGCCCCCGGATGCGCCCGCCGTCACAGCGTCATCTGCATCGGCTCGGGATAGTAATGGAAGCCCTCGCCGGCCTTGGCGACGTGGCCGTAGCCGGGCCAGGCGAAGTGATAGGACATCACGGGCGTCTTGTTGGCGGCCAGCATCTCGAGCAGCTTGACCCGTGAGTTCGCCGCCTGTTTCGGATCGGTATCGTAGGAGAACTCCATCCGCGGCCGCTCCAAGAGCAGCACCGCGTGATGCGAGAGGTCGCCGAGGAAGGCAAAGGACTTGCCGCCCGAGCTCACCATGAAGATGGTGTGGCCCACGGTGTGGCCGGGCGCTGCGATCGCCTGCACGCCGGGCAGGAATTCCTGGCCATCCTTGAAGAACACGATGCGATCGCGCACCGGCAGCAGGTTCTTGCGGGCGTGCACCACAAAGTCCTTCAACGGACTGCCCATCTTGCCTTCGTCGGTCCAGAAATCGAGATCGCTTTGCGCGATGTAGTACTGCGCATTCGGGAACAGCGGCTTGTTGTCGGCATCGACAATGCCGCCGATATGATCGATATGCGCGTGCGACAGCACGACGGCGTCGATGTCCTCCGGCTTGATGCCGGCTTCCTTCATGCTCTTCTGCTGCCGGCCGGTGGTCGGACCGAACGCCTTCGACGTGCCCATGCCGGTATCGAACAGGATCAGTTTGTCGCCCATGTTGACGATCGGCGAGTTCTGCTCGAGCACGACATTGTCGGGCGAGAGGAAGTTGTCGGAGAGCATCTTCTTCACTTCTTCCTTCGGCACGCCGGTGAAGGTGCCGGAGGGATCGCCGAGCGGAAGCGGGCCGTCGGAGACGACGGTCACTTCGGCATCGCCGAGAACGAAGCGGTGCCAATAGGGTGTCTGCGTGCCGAGCTTCGGCG from Bradyrhizobium sp. B124 includes:
- a CDS encoding MBL fold metallo-hydrolase translates to MTLNVSRRSLLALGAGLGASTLLGGTAQARAPKLGTQTPYWHRFVLGDAEVTVVSDGPLPLGDPSGTFTGVPKEEVKKMLSDNFLSPDNVVLEQNSPIVNMGDKLILFDTGMGTSKAFGPTTGRQQKSMKEAGIKPEDIDAVVLSHAHIDHIGGIVDADNKPLFPNAQYYIAQSDLDFWTDEGKMGSPLKDFVVHARKNLLPVRDRIVFFKDGQEFLPGVQAIAAPGHTVGHTIFMVSSGGKSFAFLGDLSHHAVLLLERPRMEFSYDTDPKQAANSRVKLLEMLAANKTPVMSYHFAWPGYGHVAKAGEGFHYYPEPMQMTL